The genomic segment GAAAACACAGGTTCAAAATTCACATCAATAACGTAGCCAAAAAATCCATTACGATCTAACCTACTATAATCACGATCTTCAACATATTCCTCACAGTGTTCGACAGGCAATCCAACAGAGGCTTATATCAGCGAAAGATGTGCGATCGAAGGACATTGGACTTGAAAAAGAGACCTGCAATCAAGATAGATTACTCATCATTCAATAATCAATTAAAGATATTGTACGTTGgacaatatcaaaaaaaaagtacaagtGTTATGAACAATGCTAAGACCCAAACGAATTGCAATGTTTCTAGCCATTGCAGCAGTATTTGCACCAAAGAGATTAAAGTTTAAGTctcctacaacaacaacattagcaTAATTTGCAAATAATTCAGCGAATAAATTTATGTTTCCATCAGGTAGATTAACAACACCGAAGAGAATTTTTGAGGGAACTGatgaaatttctataaaaatagattCACATTCTCCCATATGTTGggcttaaaaataattttatacttAAGTCTCTCAAGGCTGGTactaggtttttttttgggaaaaaatgtcCCTTAATCGTTCTTTcagtggtttgacaaggttacaacatttgattttttttgggtttctttggccaaaatgttgccatttaaatataaatattaataatatgGCACTtaccaatttatcagctgcttacgtacATGCTTACACACAAATGTAAGTGTgtcaaccaaaacccaccccttcgaaattaataaatattgggttgcccaaaaagtaattgcggattttttaaaagaaagtaaatgcatttttataaaacttagaatgaactttaatcaaatatactttttttacacttttttctaaagcaatttaaatgtaacagctgataactgacagaagaaagaatgcaatgacagagtcacaagctgtgaaaaaatttgtcaacccgactataagaaaaattcgcaattactttttgggcaacccaataatgaAACAAAACTATTTAAAGAGAAACACATTCAGCttttatttctaataataattaGATTTTATAGTATTTTTTATAGTATGTATTAGTTAAAcaagcacaactttccaaaagcctctgccagcatcttccacttgtataaaaataatgttgttgtaataaCAAGACCAAAAGAACAACACTTTATTTCACAATTGTTATAACTTCGTACAGATGTATTACAATTGCTTTTCatgaaagaaacatttattttttatttattttagaagtatatttatttatatttttataaaaatattttttatacaaataatatttttttccacccCGAGTAAATACATGTAGCAAGATCACAAACACTAACATAcacttagttacaattagaagtttggcgatcgaGTTTATTTTACGTAAGAAAACGACTTGTTGCGCAGTGACAGAGGTTGTGCTCTTTTTAAgcgtcgtgaaatgtaaatttcccttagatgaaaaaacaattaTAGCGAAGTGAAcatttttcatcaatattttccgctcatttttttatatggagtttcaccaTGAAAACAGAATATAGTAGCAACCTTTAGATATAAAAAGACCCCCTCCACCACCCCTACTATAAGGCCTACCATTTCTAACAAACGAATATTCAAGAACAGATacagatttattgggttgcccaaaaagtagttgcggattttttaaaagaaagtaaatgcatttttaataaaacttagaatgaactttaatcaaatatacttttttaacactttttttctaaagcaagctaaaagtaacagctgataactgacagaagaaagaatgcaattacagagtcacaagctgtgaaaaaatttgtcaacgccgactatatgaaaaatccgcaattactttttgggcaacccaatagttgaacATGTGGTTAGAGTCATGTATCTGAGACACCaaatatgttgttgttgatgtagcagtgtgtaatacactgaggcggcagcccttgccgatgaaaaactccttcaatccggtacgtacaaccggctgcaatAGGATTGACACCAAATATGTCAAAACTACTTGcgaataaaaaatctttaagttCCACTATCTTAGTGCGGTAGTTAGAGGGCCTTTGACAATTCATGTGGCCAAATGTTAATTTGTTATAAAACCTATCAAAAACTCATTTAAAATACGAAGCATTGCTGACAACAGGAGCAAGGTTAAAATTACCCACCATTATCAAAGACTAAATTACCTATGGGAAaccaaaaaacgcaaaaaaatttaaacatcttTAAATTAATCTGGTTCAGAGAATAACTAAAAAACTTAGCAAATAATAAGTTAACAATTCGCGTGgatacaataataataatatgggttgcccaaaaagtaattgcggatttttcatatagtcggcgttgacaaattttttcacagcttgtgactctgtaattgcattctttcttctgtcagttatcagctgttacttttagcttgctttagaaaaaacgtgtaaaaaaagtatatttgattaaagttcattctatgttttattaaaaatgcatttactttctttttaaaaaattcgcaattactttttgggcaacccaatactactattcttatggtaacgaaaatttcgccagaggtgcataccGCCCATTAATAAAAATTCGTCTGCATGCTTTCAGAGTTGCTGTGTTTCTATGGTTTTTAAGTTGTTgcatagataaattatatatagatttgTACAACACcacaaatcaaacaaacaatcatAAATCCTATTCATCAAACTGatagacgttttgccaacacacacaaagaaattttgtatgcgtaTGTGTATACGTTTGCGTAAATGAGCAGAGATTAtgtgagaaagaagataacaacaaagagaattcgAATAAAATTCTGACATctcaataccgtcaaacctggccggcagATGTTCGtgtgagaccaccttattaaatccgccttggcacATAGATTGATTGGCGGCGCTAGTGAATATGGACAATTTAAGAACATGCCGCAAGCATTTGCATCGTTTGCATATTCTAAATGtgcattatttcctttcccgCGGATGAAACTACGGCGTAATGcacctaaagggtgatttttttgaggttaggattttcatgcattagtatttgacagatcacgtgggatttcagacatggtgtcaaagagaaagatgctcagtatgctttgacatttcatcatgaatagacttactaacgagcaacgcttgcaaatcattgaattttattaccaaaatcagtgttcggtttgaaatgtgttcaaattttgacaaattttgttcagcgatgaggctcatttctggttgaatggctacgtaaataaacaaaattgccgcatttggagtgaagagcaaccagaagccgttcaagaactgcccatgcatcccgaaaaatgcactgtttggtgtggtttgtacgctggtggaatcattggaccgtattttttcaaagatgctgttggacgcaacgttacggtgaatgaacacatttcgaaccgaacactgattttggtaataaaattcaatgatttgcaagcgttgctcgttagtaagtctattcatgatgaaatgtcaaagcatactgagcatctttctctttgacaccatgtctgaaatcccacgtgatctgtcaaatactaatgcatgaaaatcctaacctcaaaaaaatcaccctttatatagggtTTCGGCAGTCGTAGCTTTCAATGTGTGTATTTTTCTTtcattatttcttttctttttgttgtaaatttttcggcagagctgcttgctttgaagaaaaataaaataattaccgacACAAACATTTCTCTGTTATTTCAATCGTctttgttgttgtacaaatgtgaCAACCTTTAAATAACTCAGTCATGCTTCCATTGAATCATCTAAATAGTAATTGGTATGACAGTAATGATTATGCATTGTGGTGCAAAAATAGCGCGAAAAACAGTGACATCCAGTCGATCAAACAAGCTGTCTTTATAGAAGTATACGaattttatcaattaaagaaatttaaattgtCAAACTTTCAAAAAGGCTCGGATTAagatgtttttaaaaaatcaagCTGGTGATGTAAATTTACCACTTACACCGGAAGAATTTATTGGACCGAATAATGCGGCGTTTTGTAAAACTCTTGAGGACCCCAATGTGTGGTCAACAATTCCGTTGCTAAATTATACACCACTCCATCAGCTTAAAGATTGTTCTATTGTAAGATTTCGTGGCATGATACAGGATATGCTCGATCCAGAGATTTATTTGCAAAGCTACGAAGTGAAGAATTCGGAAGATTCTAAAAAATCTCGAATACAACCAGGAAAATATCGAGATTGTTTAGTGGTTGGAAGTGGCGAGGAAGTTAACTACTATGCTGAGTCAAACGAGCAAGGTGAGCGGCGTGTACTGTTTGTCGTTTCTATACCAGGTATAAATGATTGGGCTAGATGCTACGAAGAAAGTTTGAACAAAAACAATATACCGCAAACAAGTGAACTGCAATCGCTGGAAGCAAGCTGCTCAAAGAAGAGGCCAGTAGCTGAAGAGGAAATGGATGTCGAAAGCACAGAGAATTCTACAATAAACAACACAGTTGACTCGTACAAGCGTCAAAGGGTGGAAGCAGAAGAATCATCTGCAAATGTAGCTTCCAGTTCTAAGCAAGCACCGTGTTTAGGGGCTGATTATTTACTTAACTCCCCCATACCGGATAGACCAAGTAAAGCATGTATGGTAAAAGTTTATACTGATTTCGAATCCTACACTCTAAATACATTAATTGATGTCGTTGGATTTTTGTCTGTGGATCCATCATTAGATGCGTCTACGATGGAAGTTGACTATGATAATGCTAATGAACTACAAGCTCAAAATCCACCTCCATCATTGATACCACGACTGCATGCAATTGCCGTTCTAAAACTACCACACGCTAACCCTTTACTGGATATACGTTTAGGAAGTGTGCAGGCAAATGAAGAATTGGATAACATGAGCatattatctgtgcaaaaagaTTTGAGGATGCTTTTAACATTGTGTCTCTTTAATGATGATTTAGCTGCGGAATATTTACTATCTCACCTAATTTCTACGGTTTACAGTCGTTGTGAACTACAAAGTATAGGAAAATTTGCACTTAATATATGTAATTTACCTAAAGATATTGTGGCGGATTACACAAAACAATTATATGGAATATTGGAACAAATTCTGCCTGTAAGCCATTACTTGGCAATGACTTTGGATACTATGAACATAGCCACTTTTGTTCCAAAGTAAGTTAATTTTAATAATCAACAGCTTCTTTGTGAATTGAGTAATACAATACATTATATACCCATTCCAGAAAAGATTACGAAACCAATAAATTGGTATCGGGACTCCTACAACTAGCTCCACACACACATTTAGTGCTCGATGAAACTTGTATGCAACAGGGTAAACTGGAAACAAATGGTGTCTTGGCTATACAGAGTATTGCTAATCTCATCAACAATCAGCAAATCAAATGCAATTTCCAGTATTACGACATTGATTATAATGTCGATATTCCAGTGCTAATATTGAGCGAAGGTCGCAGTATGCTGCCAGTGAGTAAATTCACAGTTAACCAGCTTACATGTTAAcacatatatctatttttattgCACTTATCTTAGAGTGATATATCATTGCCATTGAAAACTGATACCGAATCCAGAGATCTTATAAAGGAAACTTTGAAAGCTGCCAACCATTACCTCAGCCAAAACTCTCGACTAGAGCAGTTCCGTCGATACCTAACAAAGGCAAAAACTTCAGCTTTTGCTTTGAATCCAGATGATACAGAAATGATACAAAATGATTTTGTGGAAATGCGTAAGAGCGACTCAGTCACAAGTGCAGATGACCTACACTCTTTGCTAGTTTTGTCAAGACTTTTAGCCATAGCTCGTGGTAAAGAGGTATTGGATAAGGAATCATGGGAATTGGCTAAGGAAATGGAAGTCAAAAGGCGCCACCGTCTGGCAGCATTACCAAAATCCAATATGAGGACAAGGCAACAGTAACTGGAATTAATTGTTATGTATACATTTTCTGCGAAATACAAAGCATAAAGATATTTGCATAACATTATTAAAACAGGTCTCGCGGAAAGAGTGCCCGATTTTTTCGATAAGGCATAAAAAGGCAATAAAAATTCTTCATTTCATGCATTGCGAAGCCTTAAGGCCAGTAAACAATCACACTATACATAAGAAATACTTTTGTAacatagattaaaaaaaaactactcaatTCTAAAGAATGAACATTAATGTGTAACAAACTTCTAACCCATTTAATTCTTATCAAttccagaaaaaaaataaacttcaataaaataagctaaaaaaattgattttctgtTGAGTTTAGTTGTAAATTTATGTTCAGGTTAAACTCAACAAACTTTTGTGTATATGTTGAATATCAGTGATTGGAGCAGCTGCTGCGGAAACAGCTCAGAAGATAATGTCCACCAATTTTCCTATACAAAGTCAAGACTCTTTCTTTGTGCGCAATAAAAAAGCTGCCACAAGGCTACTTAAGGATTCGTTTCTACTATATCTTTCCCATATTACCCCGGAGtagcttttttaattttttgtcgcAACTTATTTTTAGTGGTTTCCGaaatttatttccaaatttaaataacataatttttttaaaaaaaaaaacattaaattgttttGAAACGTTTTTCCAAAtgctttttcgaaattttttatttaatctgAATCTTTTTCATTCAATCTGGCAACATGACCCTGTCAAAGTATGTTATATTTTGATACACTTAAATATACCAACGAGAGAGGTGGGTGTATTCCTTAACTACTACTTATCCGAAGCATCATCTTAAAGCCAATAGTATTCtccttttatttcaaaactaatgtcattcgtttcgttcACGGCGGAGTCATGGTAAAGTTATGGTTCCCAAATTTGTTTGGCAGGATACAAAGGTAGCACCGAGCGCCGATGCCATCCATTTGTGTCATATTTCACTGCAAGAGATTGAATGATATCTGCCACAagatcttcagccacattgttcattacaaatacgcgtgaggtgaatactgagctgaataTGATGGTCGATAGAGAAattattccgaccatcaagtgtcccaaaatacttggcgtcacatttgacagcttttacacattctccccgcatggcacagcaatttgcgataaggtcaGAAGTATAAACAAGGTccacaagtcacttgccggcggcacttggggtgctgacaaagaaactttgttgaccacgtacaaagcaattggccggtctgtggtaagttatgcagcgccagtctggtctcgtcagctctgcgATACGCAGTGGaacaatattcagatctgtcagaatgccgcccttctaACTGGCACGGGCTGTTTCCTCAGTtctcacctccatcaggagacgaagatcctacccgtgaaaagaataactattgggttgcccaaaaagtaattgcggattttttaaaagaaagtaaatgcatttttaataaaacttagaatgaactttaatcaaatatactttttttacactttttttctacagcaagctaaaagttacagctgataactgacagaagaaagaatgcaattacagagtcacaagctgtgaaaaaatttgtcaacgccgactatatgaaaaatccgcaattactttttgggcaacccaatacatgctgtctatgcaataccttttgggctgttattgcagagaccatcatcatcttgtgaataggtatccaccgcccagaagccttaaggtagatctacatgatagtgagcgtgaggttcagcgctacaagagagaacttctagatcaagcgggtctagacaacattcatgcagacacggtagcagatgtggtGAATAGATACCGGGTGAATTTtgtacctgaagaaattgagctCCTCcggtaaaccagagtagttctggctcaaccggcagatgcagtcgcctaagtttctacagagcaaggattgatgctaacgtgcaggatgtatgtcccgattgtgaccagggaccacacgtcacctgtttaactccccagccagacccactcgtcttagacccagatccctcatCTTAGTCGCATAGTtcttggatctggacactcaacagaatccagcagacgaaagatggaacacaacacaccgctacaacaacaacaacacttgtTTTATCTTCTTTTACTGCCATATCTTTTATGAAAGAACTTCTCGGGATGGACAGTTTGtattaaaaagttttattaaaggATAAAAAAGAATTCACTAAATTGAAGAATGGTTTTTTACAGACCGAATTTTCTATGCATAcgcaaattatttatttttcacaaaCTCCCTAAGTGGAATATACAATGATAGGACGGAAGTttacacaaaattaaaaaagtatataaaatattttcgtgatttttccaacatttccagctcgagatcatattcaatgccatagcaaagaacttaaaaAAGTTGGGCAAGAGTGTGTTATCATTCAAAACACTTGACAGGCATGGTGGATCGCAATTTCTGATACGTCATGTATCTTGATCAAcacttttgtcaaattgattaaggaaaaatttaactaaatttcttttaaatgctGAAGGGTTCGCAGCagcatattttaaattttgtggccttcatgatacaccattccgtgcagtatggACCAATCTCACCT from the Stomoxys calcitrans chromosome 1, idStoCalc2.1, whole genome shotgun sequence genome contains:
- the LOC106089138 gene encoding mini-chromosome maintenance complex-binding protein — encoded protein: MFLKNQAGDVNLPLTPEEFIGPNNAAFCKTLEDPNVWSTIPLLNYTPLHQLKDCSIVRFRGMIQDMLDPEIYLQSYEVKNSEDSKKSRIQPGKYRDCLVVGSGEEVNYYAESNEQGERRVLFVVSIPGINDWARCYEESLNKNNIPQTSELQSLEASCSKKRPVAEEEMDVESTENSTINNTVDSYKRQRVEAEESSANVASSSKQAPCLGADYLLNSPIPDRPSKACMVKVYTDFESYTLNTLIDVVGFLSVDPSLDASTMEVDYDNANELQAQNPPPSLIPRLHAIAVLKLPHANPLLDIRLGSVQANEELDNMSILSVQKDLRMLLTLCLFNDDLAAEYLLSHLISTVYSRCELQSIGKFALNICNLPKDIVADYTKQLYGILEQILPVSHYLAMTLDTMNIATFVPKKDYETNKLVSGLLQLAPHTHLVLDETCMQQGKLETNGVLAIQSIANLINNQQIKCNFQYYDIDYNVDIPVLILSEGRSMLPSDISLPLKTDTESRDLIKETLKAANHYLSQNSRLEQFRRYLTKAKTSAFALNPDDTEMIQNDFVEMRKSDSVTSADDLHSLLVLSRLLAIARGKEVLDKESWELAKEMEVKRRHRLAALPKSNMRTRQQ